Proteins encoded together in one Eublepharis macularius isolate TG4126 chromosome 2, MPM_Emac_v1.0, whole genome shotgun sequence window:
- the CRYBA2 gene encoding beta-crystallin A2, whose protein sequence is MTTQHMETLGQHKITVWEEENFQGKRCEFLMECPSIMERGFRKIRSIKVESGPWVGFEYPEYQGQQFILEKGDYPRWEAWSGNSGYRTEHLLSFRAIKCANHSDSKLTLYEAENFQGRKFELSDDYPSLQAMGWGNKEVGSIKVNSGAWVAYQYPGYRGYQYILERDKQNGEYKKYSEYSTQAHTNQIQSIRRVQH, encoded by the exons ATGACCACCCAGCACATGGAGACTCTAGGTCAACACAAGATCACCGTCTGGGAGGAAGAAAACTTCCAGGGAAAGCGCTGTGAGTTCCTGATGGAATGTCCCAGCATCATGGAACGAGGCTTCCGCAAGATTCGCTCCATCAAGGTGGAAAGTGGCCC CTGGGTGGGATTTGAGTATCCTGAATACCAAGGACAGCAGTTCATCTTGGAGAAAGGGGACTACCCTCGCTGGGAAGCCTGGAGTGGAAACAGTGGCTACAGGACTGAGCACCTGCTCTCCTTTCGGGCTATCAAGTGTGCT AATCACAGTGACAGCAAACTGACCCTGTATGAAGCAGAGAACTTCCAAGGGCGAAAGTTTGAGCTCAGCGATGACTACCCATCCCTGCAGGCCATGGGCTGGGGCAACAAGGAAGTGGGTTCCATCAAGGTCAACTCTGGAGC GTGGGTGGCATATCAGTATCCAGGCTACCGGGGCTACCAGTATATTCTGGAGCGGGACAAACAGAATGGTGAATACAAGAAATACAGTGAATACAGCACCCAAGCCCACACCAACCAGATCCAGTCCATCCGCCGAGTCCAGCACTGA